A genomic window from Candidatus Methylomirabilis sp. includes:
- a CDS encoding universal stress protein: MKIRLILYPTDFSENAAAAWPQALQMAEQLGAVLLLLHVVPTPSMTPETFLAAEQWAEIFAAQRREAEAKLRALAAAAAGVKADVLVTRGVPFLEIARVARDRKADLVVMGTHGRTGLVHALMGSVAERVVRMAPCPVLTVRHAAMLVEAA; the protein is encoded by the coding sequence ATGAAGATCCGATTGATCCTCTACCCGACCGACTTTTCCGAGAACGCCGCGGCGGCCTGGCCCCAGGCCCTCCAGATGGCGGAGCAGCTCGGAGCCGTGCTCCTCCTGCTGCACGTCGTCCCCACCCCGAGCATGACCCCCGAAACCTTCCTGGCGGCGGAGCAGTGGGCGGAGATCTTCGCCGCCCAGCGGCGGGAGGCGGAGGCGAAGCTGCGGGCGCTGGCGGCCGCGGCTGCGGGGGTGAAGGCCGACGTCCTGGTGACCCGGGGCGTTCCCTTCCTGGAGATCGCGCGGGTGGCGAGGGACCGGAAGGCGGATCTCGTCGTCATGGGGACCCACGGGCGGACGGGCCTGGTGCACGCCCTCATGGGGAGCGTGGCGGAGCGGGTCGTCCGGATGGCCCCCTGCCCGGTCCTGACCGTGCGCCACGCCGCGATGCTGGTCGAAGCGGCGTAA
- a CDS encoding universal stress protein — protein MQELKKILVATDLSSASEPAIRMAGALAIRMDAGLLILHVLSEKELDELVLAHQPRHPVDLIYSDLEASVREQYRRMVPDEVRRFLHAEVLVVPGVPAEEIARTAAMKGADMIVTGTHGRTGLRRVLMGSVAEQVLRTAPCPVLTVRPPELREAA, from the coding sequence ATGCAAGAGCTGAAGAAGATCCTGGTCGCCACCGACCTCTCCTCGGCGTCGGAGCCCGCGATCCGGATGGCAGGGGCGCTGGCCATCAGGATGGATGCCGGGCTGCTCATCCTCCACGTCCTGTCCGAGAAGGAACTGGATGAGCTGGTCCTGGCCCATCAGCCGCGCCACCCGGTGGACCTGATCTACAGCGATCTCGAGGCGAGCGTGCGGGAACAATACCGCCGGATGGTGCCGGACGAGGTCCGTCGCTTCCTGCACGCGGAGGTCCTGGTCGTGCCGGGGGTCCCGGCCGAGGAAATCGCCAGGACCGCCGCCATGAAGGGGGCAGACATGATCGTGACCGGCACCCATGGGCGGACGGGCCTCCGCCGGGTCCTGATGGGCTCCGTCGCCGAGCAGGTCCTGCGGACGGCACCCTGCCCGGTCCTGACCGTTCGGCCCCCGGAGCTGCGCGAGGCGGCCTGA